The following proteins are co-located in the Triplophysa dalaica isolate WHDGS20190420 chromosome 2, ASM1584641v1, whole genome shotgun sequence genome:
- the LOC130411421 gene encoding zinc finger protein 239-like has product TLHTDFKPGVTVVFLFCLCERKSEEVINSVVFVSDESGDSCGDGETASTSKQRLTAQTLSCITCGKTFSSQRRLETHERKHTEQKLFTCTRCDISFPTLQEKKRHLNIHREKLQCEVCGKSFFSSSHLKVHMRTHTGEKPFHCSECDKCFSTRTYLVMHKRIHTGNKVFRCPNCEKRFYTPSNLRKHVRVHTNERPYQCIECGKTFTQSSSLKSHRRTHSDEKLYQCSHCDKRFNHKPPLICHERVHTGEKPYLCSHCGKRFTNSGSFKDHLRVHTGEKPYHCSVCGKSFSRHYNFKTHQRTHTGERPYKCSQCEKTFTQRVLLRIHQKVHIGEKPTFAPSAACLKPLKKTSNDTDGKTPVSC; this is encoded by the coding sequence actctgttgtgtttgtttcagatgagagcggtgattcatgtggtgatggagaaacggcctctacatcaaaacagcgactgacagcacaaactctttcctgcatcacctgtggaaagacattcagttcacagagacgtttagagacacatgagagaaaacacacagaacagaaactcttcacctgcaccagatgtgacatcagctttcCTACCTTACAAGAGAAGAAACGTCATTTAAACATTCACAGAGAGAAGCTTCAGTGTGAGGTGTGTGGGAAGAGTTTTTTCAGCTCTTCTCATCTGAAGGTTCACATGAGgactcacactggagaaaaaccttttcactgcagtgaatgtgacaaatgtTTTAGCACCAGAACATATCTTGTTATGCATAAGAGAATCCACACAGGGAACAAAGTGTTCAGGTGTCCTAACTGTGAAAAGAGATTTTATACTCCATCCAATCTGAGGAAACATGTGCGTGTCCACACAAATGAGAGACCATATCAGTGCATtgaatgtggaaaaaccttCACACAGTCAAGTTCTCTAAAGTCACACCGAAGAACACACTCTGATGAGAAACTCTATCAGTGTTCACATTGTGATAAACGCTTCAATCATAAACCTCCGCTGATATGTCatgagagagttcacactggagagaaaccttatctctgttctcactgtggaaagagattTACTAATTCAGGTTCTTTCAAAGATCAtctgagagttcacactggagagaaaccttatcactgcagtgtttgtgggaAGAGTTTCAGTCGACATTACAATTTTAAGACGCACCAGAGAACTCACACAGGAGAAAGACCTTAtaaatgttctcagtgtgaGAAGACGTTTACTCAAAGAGTTCTCCTGAGAATCCATCAGAAAGTTCATATTGGAGAGAAACCCACATTTGCTCCATCTGCAGCATGTTTAAAACCTCTGAAAAAGACCTCAAATGATACAGATGGCAAAACACCAGTCTCATGTTAG